Below is a genomic region from Scomber scombrus chromosome 3, fScoSco1.1, whole genome shotgun sequence.
ACTGAGGCTGTTCTCTGGGCCACTGTGTGGCCAGACGTCTGGCCTCGCTGTGATTGCTCTTTGGGTTAAGGCAGAGATAGACCACACAGGACTGGCGGTGGTGCAGCCCAACACTAGCCAATGAAACAGACAGCATTCTCCTCAGTGCCTCTGCCAAATATCCCAAGTTGGATTCCCATCGGTGGACTTGGGGCCAGTAACAACTATAATTATGTGGAATGTGTGCTTTCCTGAGGTAACAGTGTCACTCCAAGATGGATAGTTTATTCCATCATATTGTAAAGGAAAATAGAATTGGCGGGAAGGCAGGGTCATTATAAGTGAAGGTCTTTTTGAGACACGGGCTGtttcttttaatataaatatcatTAGTTAATACATGACACATGGGTTTTATTAGTCAGTTAATTTCTCAAATGAGAAACGAAAACCCCAGTCCAGCTTGTATTGCAAGAAGGCCTGAAAAGTCTCAAAGGATAGAAGTTGTAGATGGAAAATAATCCTTTCAGAAACTTTTAAATCTTGaattatacagtacagtaagttTTGTTAAACATTTACAGGTTCACAATTATTTTCAATAGTGTTGAGATCAAGAGCTAATAGTCCATATTTATTTCAGCAAATAATTAAAAGTGTGAAATGGCCTCATACTCCACTTGTGTATGAGTTGTTGATGACTTTATGACTCAAATTCTGGTAAAGGAATAATTTATTTCTGTTGCTTTGCTTTCAATTGTGTTTATAAGGTGTTGACAAAACTCCCTGGATGTTTGGGCAGCTCAGATACTTTTAGAGATGTTATAGTAGGGTTTAGTCTCATCGTTCTCTtcagactgaaagaaaaaacaatccaTTTTCAAATATTATGGCAGCAGACTAATTGTTGAAGCCAGGTTTCAGTGTATGTAGGAAACTATTTTACcagaaaaataccaaaacaaaaacttgaaatCAGTGCCTCCCAGCTATGGATTTAGAAATGTTGCACATGCTGTTTTGATTACGCTGGGCTTTGTGATGTATTGAGTTAAGATCAAATGTAAAGTCTTCCATAAATATCACAACGCTAACAGCTTTTGACACATTCTGCTCATCTTTCTCTTGATGGCTACCACATGTGTGAGGTCTTGGTGGAAAGACTCGCTATACttccattttaaataaagcCGTGTGGCTTATACTGTAGGCCCAGAACACTGAGCCTTTGGTTTTGTAAAATGGTACTTGGTGGGATTTTTCTTTACTTATTTTTATGCTCTGTTTTGAGTTTGTTACAGTCAGTATTATACAGCCtaaagaaacacacagtgaCGTAATCACCATATGTCTGTGCCCGTGTAATGGATTAACCATAGCCTATGAAAAGCCTTGTTTGTCTATGATTGTACAATTAAACATCAATGATATTTGGAATAGCCTTTTCATATCCAGAAATGAAAAACTGGAAGGAAATCAAGGTAAACAGTCTTCAAATATAAGTCTGCATTGATTGATcatcatgttcagttttttgtggtttttaaagCCATATGCTGCCTTAATGATGTCAGTAGATCATACTGGTCCAACAGTGGACGTCCCTTTTTATTTGAAGGATTGATACATGCATTAGTTATCACTGCTTACCCATACCcatcctttctcttcttcctacAGTTTCGAGCTCTGGCACCGATGTACTACAGAGGTTCAGCGGCGGCCATCATTGTTTATGACATCACAAAAGAGGTATTGTTTACTTTGCTGCTCAATCAATAATCCCAGTATGTAGTATATAGATTTGTTGTCTTTCCtgaagttttcatttatgtgtgtattgaaggcataatttaacattttcgGAAATAAGCTCATTCACTATCTTACAAAGTGTTTATATGAGAAGAGCAATAAAatatccaatccaatccaactttatttgttaagcactttaaaacaaccacagtggaccaaagtgctgtacaaaagaaaaaaatatgaatataaaaaatatgaagcctaaaccagcagctggttagcttagctaagcatgaagactggaaacagagaaaaacagctagcctggctttgCCCAAAGTTAACTAAATCTGCCTACCATCACCttttaaagctcactaatttaATTCACCATTGTACAGCAGCTTATGGGCTGAACCAGGCACAGTAACTTCCTGGAGTATCAGCTGGTTGCCTGTTGACTGCTCCCAGTACATAACCCCCCGTAAAATTTCAAATTGTCGTTTTTACACTacagaaattaaacaaacaagatataatgtgttatttataaAGGTTTAGCGCAGGAGACTTTCACAGGAGATAGTATGTGCTTGTCAGCTTGTTGTATTATGTTGCTTATGTGTTACGTGTATCATTAGGAGTCCTTCCAGACACTGAAGAATTGGGTGAAGGAGCTACGACAGCACGGCCCTCCTAATATAGTTGTAGCCATTGCTGGCAACAAATGTGACCTGTCAGACGCAAGGTGAGCCCTAATTGCAGATCCTTTGTGTGCAGTATGATGATGCTTCCTCGTTTATAACTTGAGATTTATgatggggcttttttttttttgaaattgtaaaataaaaagaataactgtaaaaaatCTTGTGAGTTATTTTAATtccttttagtttttctttttaccttttaGGTAATAATTTCTTCTCTGTAAGAAGTACCACTAAAATGTACTCTTTGCACATGTATCCTGTTTTGAAAAAGTGGGCTCTCATACTAATATTCTGTGTAATTGGTCTATTGCAGAAGATTAAGTGATCAGACTTACACATCTTTAATTTTGTTCACCTTTACAATTATCGCTATTAAGTTCTGTAGAGTTGAAGACTTTTTTATAGTCAACTAAAATAGCTCCTTGCAGTATTTATCATTTACTAATTTGTATTCTTAGGCGCTGTTGTAAAATTTCTGGTTACTGTCCTGCATCttccacaaaaatgaaaaatctgccAGACTCAGATATTTGTTCGCTGTTTGTAATGAGAACATCCACAATATGGGCCAATCTCCCATATGGCAACTGTAGAGAGACATTTAATGGTTTTCAGGTCATGCATGAAATTGGACAATCTGTGTGCATATTGGAACATAAGTATTTAGACTTCTTGTATTTACAGGGAAGTCCCGGAGAAGGATGCCAAGGACTATGCTGATTCCATCCATGCCATCTTTGTAGAAAGCAGTGCCAAGAATGCCATTAACATCAACGAGGTGTTTATAGAGATAAGTAAGTGTGTATCTTGAGCCTTTTGGCGCTGTTGGCCTGCACATCCTCAGGTTCCCATTGAGCTAAAGTTTCCTTTgacaaattaaacaatataCAGAATTAACGTAATTGTCCTTGtacaatgtgttttaaatctGGTATGTTTTGAACAATATTGCCAGTGACAGGTATACTGtagtttcaaaatgtttcaattatcattttttaagtttgtgAATCAAATGTCTTACAATGATGAGCTGGTTCAGGGTAAGCTACAGGTAATGCCAGGTtggaaaaaaaggcagaattAACTTTATCATGGCATCTGTTACATTTTATGTGAGTAACtttttttagtacatttttgttatttttatagttCACAGGAAAATACTGAAAACTTGCTCAGAGTTTGTGTAATCTGACTGCAGCTACAGAATTAATGTCAGTTACTAGTATGTAGTACTGccatgaagaagaagacaaaactttatttacacatccGCAGGTCTATATCAAGGAAACAtggtgtcattttaaaataaaaatgtatgtggtAATGAAAGTCAGACGGTAGGCTGAATGCTGTAAAGcttacagtatgtaaatgtcTCCTCACAGGTAAGCGCATCCCTGTTGTAGATGCAGCAGGAACTTCAGGAAAAGGTTTCAAACTGGGACGGCAAGCCTCAGAGTCTCGCAGGACGTGCTGCTGATGATGCCGGTGACTGTCCCCACGTGACCTGTGACCTGTGACCTGACCTTTGCTTACCTTGCTTCAACTTACAGCTCCCACGCTCTGTTAAAAACACCCTGTCGTCAACGACACCCAGGTGAAACCGTGCCACTCTGATGACCTcagcaaatgtatttttgcGGCAACAAATCATCATGTCAGAGAGAAATAGTTCAACTGACCACTGTCCACTGACCACATAATGCTTGCATCAATACATTGATGGTGTTAGTGACATACAACTTTACTGGCTTCTACAATGGACATCAGCCTCTGTCTGGTGTATCGTAGCCGTAGGTTGGATAAGAACTTACTGATTCATGGATTCAGGAGTCATGTGTACTTGTAAATTTGtacatgtactttttttttcacccaaaagataaatgaaaatgGGTTTCAATCTCACCAAATGATTTTGATAGTGCTTAAGTTATTgccgtttgtttttttggacatgTTTCCCAACTTCTTGAAGAATCCATTTTTACAGTTCAAGTGTAATATCACTAATATGTCATCATTAGATGTGATGAATATGAGGTTATTTATCAGCATTTGCTCAAAGGATATCTGGAGGGATGTTTGTCGTTTCcagtcacactcacactcaagTAGGACTGTGCatgctaaataaaaacatgattattgTGTGATTGTTGTTTTCATCAAGATATTATTCAAGGGAAATTACAAAATGGGTGTCTTGATGTAAACCACTATCACACCATTACAGATGCAGAAATGAAAGGTGTGTGGCAGCCTGCTTCCTCTtatatattgttgttattatctCTTTAGCTTGTAAAGATATTTTGATTGTTATTTCATCCTGAGAATGATAACAAATATAGGAAAATATTTGTTATCTTAACGTCCACATCTCACAGCGATGGCACTTAAAATGCTGACTCTGTTGATAGTCTCCATGTTTATTATATGTTAACAGTTCCAGCTGCTCGTGTATGTTCCACGTTTCCACTCGTAACTGCAATAACATACTAACAAAATCCTGTGTATGAAGTGCCCCATAGTGCACAGAATATCCTGTTAGTTGTTTCACAATATTActtgtgctttatttttctctaaTCCCATTTTAACTGTTTGCTGGCAAGGCTGGCTGTCTTTAATCCTTTGCTGCtactttaaaacagttttacagGGGAGCCTGAATTTGTGAGATCTTGCCAAATTCTTTAATTGTCctataaacatttttcatctttccttttttttttctacatgtaATCGGCCCTGGCTCACACGTCCAACGTTGTTTCACTACCTGGCCTACGATAAAAACAATGAGATCCTTAAACTAGACCTCATTCAGTGAAACTCTTAAGTTCTTGAGAGCTTAACTTGGCCTTTAGTGAGAGGGTTATAGGTGCAGAATCAGACGTGGCACTGTGTCGACATGCTGACCCTTTAATGAACCTTAGTCTCCATTCTGCTCTCAATTACTATATGTGCTTTGTTCCAGGATCTGCTTTCTGATTTTCCTTTCTCTCACTTCTTTTGCCTCATTCCTCTAAACACCAGGCACTTACTGTCGGGCTGGTTTATATGGGACAGTATAAAGCAGCTTTCACAGAGCCCTTTCATCACCTCTTACATTCAAGAAAATCATTATCGCTTTGCGATCCTGTGTGTTTAATCTCTGTAGATTAATTTCTTGGCCTAATTGAACTTCAGTTGCCTGATGAGCCCCTGCCGATTTATTAATTCTGTGtaatgtcatgtttgtttgtacCTTTTGAGCCCTTACAGCCACAAAACCTCTTTACAAAGTTGCCAAAAAATCAGCGATGTGGGCTTAATTAGACTGCATTTACAAATATGgattttttgcttttctcttcATACATCAACTTtatttgcctttaaaaaaaactttaaatgtagCTGTTACTGACGAGTTGTGTACTGCCTATATATTGCTGCCTTTGCTTTTTTCAGGATTTTCCTAAAGAGAGCAATAGTTGTTGTTATGACAAAGGTAAAATGTGACCTAATCCAATAAAATCCGTCAGAGTGAAACATTTGCACAGTAGAGCAACACTCTTGTGCAAAAATGTGATCTCATTCCCTCAGTTTCCGACAGATGGTAATGACAGGTTTACATTTTATGCTGATTTGATGACAGTTCCGCTCATACATAGTTGATCAAATGAGTAGTGTGAGGGGGCCAAGCCAATGCCTTGAAAACCAGAGCGGCATCCCAAACTTGCAATTCATTTTTGGTGCACTCGGCTGTTTTCAATTAGTCACCCTGCACTAGATCATAATGTTAATTCCACCTAGTATTTACTACAGCTTCAGCAATTATGATAAAAAAGGGAATAATTCTGGTACTTTGAAAGCTGCACTTTGACTTACTGTTTGTATTAATTGGCCCATATCACCAACACCCTTTTCTGCAGTCTGTTACTTTCTCTGTGAACTTGATGAATATTCTTGTAAATGCGTCAGAATTCATAATGTcccttttgatgttttttttaggttttgacCATTTGCTCGGTTCTTATTGATATGAAGAACATGGTGCCAAATGATGTCAACGTTATTTTACTACACCATGCATAATTAACCTTTTTTATATCTTTGATGTAATATAATGATTTAAAGTGCAAATCAAATaactgctttaaaatgtttgaattttgaTAATGAAGGCTGGCTTgacacatgttttgtttttgtttttttctcgcCTAATTTGCAAACCGGAGGCATGGATAGAAGTTGTGTGCCAGTTTTGCATTGAAAAATACCAATAGTCTTGGGCCGGCCCTGGGAATGTGATAAAtctatattatgtatatttttcagTGTAGATATATACCATCAAATTGCACACAAATCAACAATATTCTATTCTAAGCCAGTTGTGTGACCACAATAGACCTCTACACTATTTGCAGTAATATCATCAGCACTGTAGTTACCATATTTAGCTTGTTACTATGTTTCATATTGATTGTAACAAAATGCCTGAGACACTTGTTTGCAGTGTACTTCAAAATCTGTAAAAGGGAATTGTCAACTTGTTTACTAATAAAAGattgacaaaaaatatattctctcctgttctctgtgtgtgtgtgtgtgtgtgtgtgtgtgtgtgtgtgtgtgtgtgtgtgtgtgtgtgtgtgtgtgtgtgtgtgtgtgtgtgtgtgtgtgtgtgtgtgtgtgtgtgtgtgtgtgtgtgtgtgtgtgtgtgtgtgtgtgtgttatagtttTTCACTTGGTCGTGTTATGCTCAAGAGAGATGTGCACATTCATTTGGTCCTTGGGGATACAGTGGCAATGTTGTTAGTGATTGGTTATGTTGTTCAGCTGGCATCCAGCCGCctgctaaatatataaatatgacacTTGAGATGCATGTTTTACTGGCAGAGGGATTTTCACGGCACTTTGAATAGTGCAGAGAGGACAGTAATAATCCCAGTACTAAATTCTTACTCAATCCCAGTAAGGTTGTACTGTACGTACTATAGATATATATTCAAATATCCAGTGGCATCACCAGtacatgatttgttttgttttttccaactAAGAAGCCAAGTCACTATATTGATAAAGCCAAGACATCCACTAAAATTCAAGTCTGCAAATGAGCAGTTGATTGTGATGTATGCCTGGTATTTATTAACAGAGACAAatctctctgctgctgattgtggttttaaagtaaaactaaaaGTTTTAAACTGTAGCaataccttttttcttttttttaagtgttgtgAGTGACATACCTAGCATGTTTTAAAACTATGTTGTgggaaatatgaaaaatatggcttttaaattatttcaccTGCAATTATTAAAGCCTCAATTTCTTTGAAGTGtcaacattagaaaaaaaaacgtgtaGGAGTgtgagggtaaaaaaaaatacatacaagaGTGTAAAGCTAAGTTGACAAGTGAAAAATAAGTTCATTTATGTAATGAATTACTCACTAACACACAGGTATATGTAGTCCAAACTGCATGAGCCATGGAGCTACTTTATACTCTATCCAATGTTTAATAGCATCTAATATCAGGCAGTTGccataatgttattttaacctgtcaaacacaggtgtaactaataacattaatcatGGCCATTTATTCCAATTAGATGTGCAAGTATGCCAAAGCCCTGGTTGTGAAGACTGGCTCATTGATCCACTTATTGGAACAAAGCCATTAGAACTGTTATTACttacaactgtgtgtgtttttctgcagaaTCAACTCAGAAAAGACTCCACATAGTCAGGAGAATGCAAGTTTACACACTTTATGgttcatatttaggcagaaacgTATTAATTGGTGTCTTTAAACAGGACAAACTGTAAACATGCATACAAGTGCAAAGTTAGGTGGTGCAAAGAGCAGTGAAATAAGgattttatgtgtaaaaaaaatgagtaaattATACATCTTATTGCAtattaaagtccccctccactcaaatataagtgtttctttgtgtttcttcactTGGTTTTTGAGCTTCACCATGCAAAATGATGTATGTCCTAGGTTTGACActacattcatctgctgaaggtctaaagtttctctgtgctcaccaaAGATCTgagagcaggatttgtgacatcacaactagtttggagttaatcctggtccagtattcaacttacacaagtgtgatatggaaacttgaagcctccagcgCACGTACACTGAAAATTGACATTACAGCCGATGCAGCCGTTATACTTTAGAAATGAAATTTACTTTCATAATTATAGTTTCttgaatttttaatgagggagaacaagtaaatgtcatttaaaaaattttAACAAGaactttttgtggaaaaactacACAAATTGTTATTCATACTCATATTTCTACTCAGAGTcttttatatacatcttaaaatatttctggaggggatctttaaacagtaaaatgagtcatttataCACACTAAAAATTAAGTGGTTTGAGATCATAGTCTTTAATTGTCCAGGATTAGGGAGAGTGTCAATCTTGAGGATTCGTTGAAGATATTTCCATATGTTTGGTACACCAAAACTAAAGGCAGATTTTCCAAGTTCTCAATTTGTTGATACAGTCAACATGGTAACAGGAAAAAAGGGTAATAATAAATCAGTAG
It encodes:
- the rab22a gene encoding ras-related protein Rab-22A, which encodes MALRELKVCLLGDTGVGKSSIVWRFVEDSFDPNINPTIGASFMTKTVQYQNELHKFLIWDTAGQERFRALAPMYYRGSAAAIIVYDITKEESFQTLKNWVKELRQHGPPNIVVAIAGNKCDLSDAREVPEKDAKDYADSIHAIFVESSAKNAININEVFIEISKRIPVVDAAGTSGKGFKLGRQASESRRTCC